The following are encoded together in the Bos mutus isolate GX-2022 chromosome 3, NWIPB_WYAK_1.1, whole genome shotgun sequence genome:
- the LOC102279590 gene encoding LOW QUALITY PROTEIN: intelectin-1-like (The sequence of the model RefSeq protein was modified relative to this genomic sequence to represent the inferred CDS: inserted 1 base in 1 codon) translates to MPAQGPGARFCLLLFLSLAARGRGAAMIPSVEKFWEDEKCAPYLSFLPRSCKEIKESCSEADDGLYHFRTENGVIYQTFCDMTSGGGGWTLVASVHENRMLGKCTLGDRWSSQQSNRADYPEGDGNWANYNTFGSAEAATSDDYKNPGYYDIQAQDLGIWHVPNKSPLQHWRNSSLLRYHTKTGFLWRLGYNLFGFYQKYPVKYGAETCWTDNGPAIPXDYDFGDAEKTASYYSPDGQREFVAGFIQFRVFNNERAAHALCTGMRVTGCNTEHHCVGGGGFFPESSPLQCGDFSSFDWNGYGAHWGYSSSREITEAAVLLFYC, encoded by the exons ATGCCAGCTCAG GGGCCAGGGGCCAGATTCTGCCTCCTGCTGTTCCTCTCTCTGGCCGCCAGAGGGCGGGGTGCAG CAATGATCCCTTCTGTTGAGAAGTTCTGGGAGGATGAAAAATGTGCTCCTTACCTGTCTTTCCTTCCCAGaagctgcaaggaaatcaaagaaaGTTGTAGTGAGGCAGATG ATGGCCTGTATCACTTCCGCACTGAGAATGGTGTCATCTACCAGACCTTCTGTGACATGACCTCTGGGGGTGGCGGCTGGACCCTGGTGGCCAGTGTCCATGAGAACCGCATGCTTGGGAAATGCACGTTGGGCGATCGCTGGTCCAGTCAGCAGAGCAACAGGGCTGACTACCCAGAGGGTGACGGCAACTGGGCCAACTACAACACATTTGGGTCTGCAGAGGCTGCCACCAGCGATGACTACAAG AACCCTGGTTACTACGACATCCAGGCCCAGGACCTGGGCATCTGGCATGTGCCCAACAAGTCCCCCCTGCAGCACTGGAGGAACAGCTCCCTGCTGAGGTACCACACTAAGACTGGCTTCCTCTGGAGACTGGGGTACAATCTGTTTGGATTCTACCAG AAATACCCAGTGAAATACGGAGCAGAGACGTGCTGGACTGACAATGGCCCAGCCATTC TTGACTATGACTTTGGTGATGCTGAGAAAACTGCATCTTATtactcaccagatggtcagc GAGAATTTGTTGCAGGATTTATCCAGTTCAGGGTGTTTAACAATGAGAGAGCAGCCCATGCCCTGTGTACTGGGATGAGAGTTACTGGCTGTAACACTGAGCAC caCTGCGTCGGTGGAGGAGGATTCTTCCCAGAGAGCAGTCCCTTGCAGTGTGGGGATTTCTCCTCCTTTGACTGGAATGGATATGGAGCTCACTGGGGTTACAGCTCCAGCCGGGAGATCACTGAGGCAGCAGTGCTCCTGTTCTACTGCTGA